One Cohnella candidum genomic region harbors:
- a CDS encoding ankyrin repeat domain-containing protein, with protein MFTAALKGNLKALKKIINTDNINAGDKDGYTALHWASQNGHVNIVRFLLANGANPNVIDYEGFTPIEVATTHGNIEVVKALLAVETTDLSITRNGYTPLHSAAACGHLDILQLLISEGMDIECRDSGGVGYTPLHWAVQENHFDVTKFLVRRGANVNVKDADGFSALYIAASNGYIEIIGLLLSSGAEIDIKCEGSKNCTPLHIAVCYGHFDSVKMLIKHNASLNAIDNNAQTSLHYAYINNHSEIISVLEEHGADTTIKDSYGKLASEYLDR; from the coding sequence ATGTTTACTGCAGCTCTAAAAGGAAATCTTAAAGCATTAAAAAAAATCATAAATACAGACAATATAAATGCTGGGGATAAAGATGGATATACAGCATTGCACTGGGCAAGTCAAAACGGACATGTAAATATAGTAAGATTTTTGCTTGCTAACGGAGCTAACCCTAATGTTATTGATTATGAAGGATTTACTCCCATAGAAGTTGCAACAACTCATGGAAATATTGAAGTAGTTAAGGCACTATTGGCAGTAGAGACGACCGACTTATCAATCACTCGTAATGGTTATACTCCGTTGCATTCTGCTGCAGCATGTGGGCATTTGGATATTTTACAGTTGTTAATTAGTGAAGGTATGGATATTGAGTGCAGGGATTCAGGTGGTGTCGGATATACTCCATTGCACTGGGCTGTTCAAGAAAATCATTTCGATGTAACTAAATTCCTCGTAAGAAGAGGTGCAAATGTTAATGTAAAGGATGCAGATGGATTTTCTGCGCTGTACATTGCCGCGAGCAATGGATATATTGAAATCATTGGGCTTTTATTAAGTAGTGGCGCGGAAATTGATATTAAATGTGAAGGTTCAAAAAATTGTACTCCTCTTCATATTGCGGTTTGTTATGGCCATTTTGACTCAGTTAAAATGCTTATTAAACATAATGCCTCTCTAAATGCTATTGATAATAATGCACAAACATCGTTACACTATGCGTACATTAATAATCATTCCGAAATTATTTCCGTTTTAGAAGAACATGGCGCAGACACAACAATCAAGGATAGTTATGGAAAGCTTGCATCTGAATATTTAGATAGGTGA